In Cataglyphis hispanica isolate Lineage 1 chromosome 20, ULB_Chis1_1.0, whole genome shotgun sequence, a single genomic region encodes these proteins:
- the LOC126857065 gene encoding uncharacterized protein LOC126857065 — protein MSNTIVQIKPCLETKTLTDVVIKSNNSIYKLLSFEEVKEVTKLILNDNVAVIEYAIRPYSDGKLGFLGSHYRFDVIASTKKEETIALSLFLKTIPYEVPEQADYVIKKGVFQNEINFYGVIMPLLCEGYRGKPWAPMCYKVTNNLMVFEELGRKGYSTRNKLFDETLVRAGLSAIARLHAASLLSEARLDVPLNQLHPDAFTEKGFARNEMTRKWMEPGFDVAAAVAENQGYDPHLVRAACEKIYDITEPSCTKTNVVSHGDLWANNLMFNNDVPPNCLLVDYQLSRYSPLAHDVAQFLYLCTDRSFREARENAMLRHYYETLCEILNAHETPQKPAWSEVVEGMEEQRLGALITAALYFPTVLMNESLGAQIMNDSASYTEYYFQDRKKFVLSNMKKDSIYERRINEVVIEIAELASRLDQLPKPS, from the coding sequence ATGTCTAATACCATCGTACAAATAAAACCGTGTCTTGAAACAAAGACTCTTACTGATGTTGTTATCAAGAGTAATAATAGCATTTACAAATTGCTCTCGTTTGAAGAAGTGAAAGAAGTAACAAAACTCATATTAAACGACAACGTCGCTGTAATAGAATACGCCATTCGACCATATTCCGACGGCAAACTCGGATTTCTCGGCTCTCATTATCGTTTCGATGTAATAGCTTCAACAAAGAAAGAGGAAACCatcgctctctcgctctttctcaaGACTATACCTTACGAAGTGCCCGAGCAAGCCGATTATGTGATAAAGAAGGGTGTCTTCCAGAATGAGATCAATTTTTACGGTGTCATAATGCCGCTGCTCTGCGAGGGATATCGCGGAAAGCCATGGGCGCCAATGTGCTACAAAGTGACAAACAATTTGATGGTATTCGAAGAGTTGGGCCGTAAGGGTTACTCGACGCGAAACAAGCTCTTCGACGAGACGCTCGTACGCGCGGGTTTAAGCGCTATCGCGCGGCTGCACGCCGCTTCTTTATTATCAGAGGCGCGACTCGACGTACCCCTCAATCAATTACATCCCGACGCTTTCACGGAGAAAGGTTTCGCTCGTAATGAGATGACGCGAAAATGGATGGAACCGGGTTTTGACGTAGCCGCGGCCGTAGCCGAAAATCAGGGATATGATCCTCATCTGGTACGCGCGGCTTGCGAAAAGATATATGACATTACGGAGCCATCATGCACAAAGACAAACGTGGTCAGTCACGGGGATCTCTGGGCCAACAATCTTATGTTCAATAACGACGTACCACCTAATTGTTTGCTAGTAGATTATCAACTATCGAGATACTCTCCCTTGGCGCATGACGTTGCGCAGTTTTTGTATCTGTGCACGGATCGAAGTTTCCGAGAAGCGCGGGAAAACGCGATGCTGCGGCACTATTACGAAACATTATGCGAAATCCTAAATGCTCACGAGACGCCCCAAAAACCCGCCTGGTCAGAAGTGGTCGAGGGTATGGAAGAACAACGTTTGGGTGCCCTTATTACCGCGGCACTCTACTTTCCTACGGTTTTGATGAACGAAAGTCTCGGTGCGCAAATCATGAACGATTCGGCATCTTACaccgaatattattttcaagatagaAAAAAGTTTGTCTTGTCGAACATGAAGAAAGACTCGATCTACGAGAGAAGGATTAACGAAGTCGTCATCGAAATAGCTGAGCTTGCTTCGCGATTAGATCAATTACCGAAACCATCTTAA